The sequence below is a genomic window from Corynebacterium afermentans subsp. afermentans.
GTCGATAAGCAATTGCCACTGAAACCCCTCCCGCACGAGCGCCTGTCCGAGCGCGGTGCCGTAGAGGCGCGCGGTGTCGCCGCGGGGGAACGCGCGGCGCACGTCCGGCGGGAGCGCGAGGTAGTCGGCGAGTTCGGCTTCGAAGGACTCCACGATGTCCGCGGGCGAGCCGTTGATGCCGCGGCCGGCGGCTTCGGCGAGGTCCGCCTCGATTTGGGTGGTGGTGGCTGAGTCGATGTCTTCAAATGCCATAGGGTGCATCGTATGAGCAAAAAGAAACCGCGTCCCACACCCGTGCCCGCCGAGCCGATCGCCGGGCTAATCGACGCCCACACGCACCTCGCGTCCTGTGGCGCACGCACCAAGGATGAGGTGGACGCGTTCGTCGAACGCGCCCTATCCGCCGGCGTTGAGCGCATCTGCACCGTCGGCGACGGCCTCGAGGAAGCGGAGCTCGCGCTTCAGGCCGCCCACCTCAACGAGCGCGTGTTCGCGGCGTGCGCCATCCACCCGACGCGGGCGGACGAGCTTGACTGCGACGCTCGCGCCCGCCTGATCGAGATGGCCGCCGACGAGCGTTGCGTGGCGGTGGGCGAGACCGGCATCGACACCTACTGGCTAAAGCACGACGCGGAGGGCACCGCACCGCTAGAGGTGCAGGAGGAGGCGTTTCGCTGGCACATCGACTTAGCCTGCGAGACGGGCAAGGCGCTGATGATCCACAACCGCGAGGGCGACGCCGACATGATGCGCATTCTCGATAGCGCGCCGCGGCCTAAGCACGTGATCCTGCACTGCTTCTCCTCGCCGTTGGATGTGGCGCGCGAGGCGATTGAACGCGGCTATGTGCTCAGTTTCGCCGGCAACGTGACGTTCAAGCGCAACGATCACCTGCGCGAGGCGGCGGCGCTGGCGCGAGTGGGGCAGCTGCTGGTGGAAACGGACGCGCCGTACATGACGCCCGAGCCGTACCGCGGGGCGAAAAACGAGCCGGCGTTGATCGGGCATACGGCGAAGGTTGTGGCGCAAGCGCGCGGCATGGAAGTGGCCGATGTGGCGCGTGAGATTGCAGAGACGTTTTCGCGGGTCTACGGGGTGTGACCTGGCACGTCCGTCCTTGAAACCCCGCGGGCGTTACCGTATCGTTACCCGGGTTATTAGCTGAAGCACTTTCAGCTGAGCCGACCCGTGAGGAAACACATGTCCCGTCAGATCAAGCGGATCAACCCGAAAAGCACCGCCACCAAGCGCGCCGTCGCCGGCACCGTCGCCGGCGCCGTCCTGGTCGGCGGCGCGGGCACGGCACTCGCCACCCAGAAGCAAGTCACCGTCGACGTCAACGGCGAGGAAACCAATGTGCGCACCTACGCCTCCGACGTGGCAGGCGCGCTTTCTTCCGCCGGTGTCGATGTCGCGCCGGACGACCTGGTCTACCCGGCGCCGGGGGAGGAGCTGTCCAGCGGCGACACCGTCACCGTGCGCACCGCGAAGCCGGTTGCCGTGGTCATCGACGGTGTTGCACAGGAGATCACGTCCACCGCCGGCACCGTCGGCGAGCTGATCGAGCAAGCCGGCGTGGCCGGACACTCCGCTGTGGACGTGGACCGCGACCAGCCGATCACCCACGGCATGAACCTGGACGTGACCACCCCGAAGATCGTCGCGCTGCGCGACGGCGGGAACCTGACCTACGTCTCAGCCGCCGCGAAGACCGTCGGTGACCTGCTTGCCGCCCGCGGCGTCACCTTCGACACCGACGACCGACTCAACGCCGCGCTCACCGACGCCATCGAGCCGGGCATGGAGATCGTGCTCGACCGCGTCAGCACCGTGGACCGCCCGGAGACCGTCGTCGTCGAGGCCCCGGCTGAGTACGTCGACGACGACTCGCTCGAGGAAGGCACCGAGGAGGTCCGCGAAAAGGGCGAACAGGGCGAGACCGAGGTCATCCACCGCACCGTCACCGTCAACGGCAAGGTCGAGTCCGAAGGCGTCGCTGAGGAAAAGGAAGTGAAGAAGGCCAAGCCGGCCCTGATCGCCCGCGGCACCAAGCAGGCCGGCAACACCGGCGCGGCCGCCCCCGCGGTGGCCTCCGGCAGCGTCTGGGATTCGCTTGCGCAGTGCGAATCCGGCGGCAACTGGGCCATCAACACCGGCAACGGTTTCTACGGCGGCCTGCAGTTCACCCCGTCCACCTGGGCGGGCCACGGCGGCACCGCGTACGCGCCGAGCGCGAACCTGGCCACCCGCGAGCAGCAGATTGCCATCGCCGAGCGCGTCCAGGCATCCCAGGGCTGGGGCGCTTGGCCGGCCTGCACCGCCCGCCTGGGTATCCGCTAGATGGCGGGGGCGCAACTCCTCGGGCCAGCCGAGATCCGCGACCTCGCCGCCGAGCTGGATGTCACGCCGACGAAGAAGCTGGGGCAGAACTTCCTGCACGACCCCAACACCGTGCGCCGCATCGTCGCGGCCGCGGATCTTTCTGCCGACGACCACGTCGTGGAGGTCGGGCCGGGCCTCGGCTCGCTCACCCTGGGGCTGATCGACACCGCCGCGAGTGTGACCGCGCTCGAGATCGACCCGCGCCTGGCCGGGCGCCTGTCCACCACCGTGGAGACGTTCGCCCCGCAGTACGCCGAGCGGCTGTCCGTGATCAACACCGACGCGCTGAAGGTCGCCCGCGCCGACTTTGACGTCGCGCCGACCGCGCTGGTGGCGAATTTGCCCTACAACGTCTCGGTTCCGGTGCTGCTGCATTTGTTGGCGTCGTTGCCGTCGATACGCAGGGTGCTCGTGATGGTGCAAAAGGAAGTTGCCGACCGCCTCGCTGCCCAACCCGGCTCGAAGACCTACGGCGTGCCCAGCGTCAAGGCCGCGTTCTACGGCGACGTCTCGCGCGCCGGCACGATTGGCAAGCACGTGTTCTGGCCGGCACCGAACATCGAGTCGGGGCTGGTGCGCATCGACGTCGCGGCCGACGCCCCACGCGAGCTTCGCGACACTATCTTCCCGCTGGTGGACGCCGCATTCGCCCAGCGCCGCAAGACGCTGCGCTCCACTCTGGCCGGCATCTACGGCTCGGCCGCGGCCGCCGAGGACGCGTTGCGCGCCGCCGGCATCGACCCGGGCCTGCGCGGCGAGAAGCTCACCGTCGCAGACTTCATCCGCCTGGGGGAGGCCCGCCATGGTGCGTGAGATCGTCGCCTCCGCGCCGGGCA
It includes:
- a CDS encoding resuscitation-promoting factor encodes the protein MSRQIKRINPKSTATKRAVAGTVAGAVLVGGAGTALATQKQVTVDVNGEETNVRTYASDVAGALSSAGVDVAPDDLVYPAPGEELSSGDTVTVRTAKPVAVVIDGVAQEITSTAGTVGELIEQAGVAGHSAVDVDRDQPITHGMNLDVTTPKIVALRDGGNLTYVSAAAKTVGDLLAARGVTFDTDDRLNAALTDAIEPGMEIVLDRVSTVDRPETVVVEAPAEYVDDDSLEEGTEEVREKGEQGETEVIHRTVTVNGKVESEGVAEEKEVKKAKPALIARGTKQAGNTGAAAPAVASGSVWDSLAQCESGGNWAINTGNGFYGGLQFTPSTWAGHGGTAYAPSANLATREQQIAIAERVQASQGWGAWPACTARLGIR
- a CDS encoding DUF3806 domain-containing protein, which encodes MAFEDIDSATTTQIEADLAEAAGRGINGSPADIVESFEAELADYLALPPDVRRAFPRGDTARLYGTALGQALVREGFQWQLLIDDYGTDLVVAKDVGSAGEKYTAPLVVVDQRFEDEEPGTLTKFLGQFL
- the rsmA gene encoding 16S rRNA (adenine(1518)-N(6)/adenine(1519)-N(6))-dimethyltransferase RsmA, with protein sequence MAGAQLLGPAEIRDLAAELDVTPTKKLGQNFLHDPNTVRRIVAAADLSADDHVVEVGPGLGSLTLGLIDTAASVTALEIDPRLAGRLSTTVETFAPQYAERLSVINTDALKVARADFDVAPTALVANLPYNVSVPVLLHLLASLPSIRRVLVMVQKEVADRLAAQPGSKTYGVPSVKAAFYGDVSRAGTIGKHVFWPAPNIESGLVRIDVAADAPRELRDTIFPLVDAAFAQRRKTLRSTLAGIYGSAAAAEDALRAAGIDPGLRGEKLTVADFIRLGEARHGA
- a CDS encoding TatD family hydrolase, encoding MSKKKPRPTPVPAEPIAGLIDAHTHLASCGARTKDEVDAFVERALSAGVERICTVGDGLEEAELALQAAHLNERVFAACAIHPTRADELDCDARARLIEMAADERCVAVGETGIDTYWLKHDAEGTAPLEVQEEAFRWHIDLACETGKALMIHNREGDADMMRILDSAPRPKHVILHCFSSPLDVAREAIERGYVLSFAGNVTFKRNDHLREAAALARVGQLLVETDAPYMTPEPYRGAKNEPALIGHTAKVVAQARGMEVADVAREIAETFSRVYGV